The following coding sequences are from one bacterium SCSIO 12741 window:
- a CDS encoding HYR domain-containing protein, with amino-acid sequence MSGSIGKNSATAGISLNAQTLKRTILALACLFLLQLGSKPLAAESLPLVIDCPSNVFVDNDSGKCGAIVHFGMPTVSDQCSVNGNSNTTVITQIGGLPSGSLFPVGTTTVTFAALNACGDEDTCDFMVVVRDVEKPTITCPSNVSFQASTDGCTAFAIWGQPNVFDNCGVTSIMGSHRARSPFPKGTTAVTYTVTDASGNTASCSFDVNVNPAPIVVTLTSGGSCKGRTDGYLLSTVQGDAHPTPTLGATGQTLPTSSNWLLEIIHSL; translated from the coding sequence GATCTTAGCTTTAGCCTGCCTCTTTTTGCTTCAATTGGGAAGCAAACCTTTGGCTGCAGAATCCTTGCCCCTCGTCATCGATTGTCCCTCCAATGTTTTTGTGGACAACGACAGTGGAAAGTGTGGAGCCATTGTCCATTTTGGAATGCCCACCGTTTCGGATCAATGTTCGGTCAATGGAAATTCCAACACAACGGTCATCACCCAAATTGGCGGTTTACCAAGTGGTTCTCTTTTCCCGGTGGGAACGACAACGGTAACCTTTGCCGCACTAAATGCTTGTGGTGATGAAGATACCTGTGATTTCATGGTGGTGGTTCGCGATGTAGAAAAACCAACCATTACTTGTCCTTCCAACGTTTCCTTTCAGGCATCAACAGACGGCTGTACTGCATTTGCTATCTGGGGACAGCCCAATGTATTTGACAATTGCGGTGTTACCTCCATTATGGGTTCTCACCGAGCACGCTCTCCCTTCCCGAAGGGCACAACTGCTGTAACCTATACCGTTACCGATGCGTCTGGTAACACGGCCAGCTGTTCTTTCGATGTTAATGTGAACCCTGCCCCAATTGTAGTTACGCTAACTTCCGGCGGTTCCTGTAAAGGCCGAACCGATGGTTATTTGCTTTCTACCGTTCAGGGGGATGCACACCCTACACCTACGCTTGGAGCAACGGGGCAAACACTTCCGACATCCAGCAATTGGCTCCTGGAAATTATACACTCACTGTAA